One window of the Geoalkalibacter sp. genome contains the following:
- the trpD gene encoding anthranilate phosphoribosyltransferase, protein MIKEAIGRVVEGQSLSESEMVEVMSEIMGGEATPAQIAAFITALRMKGETIAEITGAARVMRAHATPIQAGAALDLDRDDINLDRESILDTCGTGGSGTKSFNVSTTVALVVAACGVKVAKHGNRSISSACGSADVLEALGVNLDVAPSVVERCIAELGVGFLFAPALHGAMRHAIGPRREIGIRTIFNLLGPLTNPARANRQVLGVYRRDLVAPLAQVLVNLGCRRGFVVHGADGMDEVTLTGPTYVAEIAAGGVREYQVAPEDFGFSRCALSELQGGDAQVNARIVRAILQGEASPRRDIVLLNAAFALAAAEVTNDIAAALPLAREAVDSGAALARLEGLVRLTRGVAEGEIPA, encoded by the coding sequence ATGATCAAGGAAGCCATAGGCCGGGTCGTGGAGGGCCAAAGTCTGAGCGAAAGCGAGATGGTGGAGGTGATGAGCGAGATCATGGGCGGCGAGGCCACCCCCGCGCAGATCGCCGCCTTCATCACCGCCTTGCGCATGAAGGGCGAAACCATCGCCGAAATCACCGGCGCCGCGCGGGTGATGCGCGCCCATGCCACGCCGATTCAAGCCGGGGCGGCCCTGGATCTGGATCGCGACGACATCAATCTCGACCGCGAGAGCATTCTCGATACCTGCGGGACCGGCGGCAGCGGCACCAAGAGTTTCAACGTTTCGACCACCGTCGCCCTGGTGGTGGCCGCTTGCGGGGTCAAGGTCGCCAAGCACGGCAACCGCAGCATTTCCTCGGCCTGCGGCAGTGCCGACGTGCTTGAAGCCCTGGGAGTTAATCTCGATGTGGCGCCAAGCGTGGTGGAACGATGCATCGCCGAACTGGGCGTCGGTTTTCTTTTTGCTCCAGCCCTGCACGGTGCCATGAGGCACGCCATCGGCCCGCGCCGGGAAATCGGCATCCGCACCATCTTCAACCTCCTGGGTCCGTTGACCAACCCGGCGCGGGCCAATCGGCAGGTGTTGGGCGTTTACCGCAGGGATCTGGTCGCGCCCCTCGCCCAGGTGCTGGTCAATCTCGGCTGTCGGCGCGGTTTTGTCGTGCATGGCGCGGACGGCATGGACGAAGTGACCCTGACCGGACCGACCTATGTCGCCGAGATCGCTGCCGGAGGCGTGCGCGAATATCAGGTGGCGCCTGAGGATTTCGGGTTTAGCCGCTGCGCCCTGAGCGAACTGCAGGGTGGTGATGCCCAGGTCAACGCCCGCATCGTTCGCGCCATTCTGCAGGGCGAGGCCAGCCCGCGGCGCGATATCGTGCTGCTCAATGCCGCCTTCGCCCTGGCGGCGGCCGAAGTGACCAACGACATCGCCGCCGCCTTGCCGCTGGCGCGCGAGGCTGTGGACAGCGGCGCGGCGCTTGCTCGTCTCGAAGGGCTGGTGCGGCTCACCCGGGGTGTGGCCGAGGGGGAGATTCCAGCATGA